The Vibrio pomeroyi genome window below encodes:
- the rsxB gene encoding electron transport complex subunit RsxB — MSTILIAIIALAVLAAVFGAILGFASIRFKVEADPIVDQIDTILPQTQCGQCGYPGCRPYAEAIANGDKINKCPPGGQATIEKLADLMGVEVEDSAHDLDNKVKTVAFIHEDMCIGCTKCIQACPVDAIVGGAKALHTVIKDECTGCDLCVAPCPTDCIEMIPVATTTENWKWQMNIIPVTDITNQATDATASEPKA, encoded by the coding sequence ATGAGTACCATTTTAATTGCGATCATTGCGCTAGCCGTTTTAGCCGCTGTTTTTGGCGCTATTTTGGGCTTTGCTTCTATCCGCTTTAAAGTAGAAGCCGATCCTATCGTTGATCAAATCGATACCATTTTACCGCAAACTCAATGTGGCCAATGTGGCTACCCAGGTTGCCGTCCATACGCAGAGGCGATCGCCAACGGAGACAAGATCAACAAATGTCCTCCTGGCGGCCAAGCAACCATTGAGAAGCTAGCAGACTTAATGGGCGTAGAAGTTGAAGACTCCGCTCACGACTTAGATAACAAAGTAAAGACTGTTGCTTTCATTCATGAAGATATGTGTATTGGCTGTACTAAATGTATTCAAGCCTGCCCTGTCGACGCCATAGTTGGTGGTGCAAAGGCACTACACACAGTAATTAAAGATGAATGTACGGGTTGTGATCTTTGTGTCGCGCCGTGCCCTACTGACTGTATTGAAATGATTCCAGTGGCAACAACGACTGAAAATTGGAAATGGCAGATGAACATCATTCCTGTTACGGATATCACTAACCAAGCAACTGATGCGACCGCGTCAGAGCCTAAGGCATAG
- the rsxD gene encoding electron transport complex subunit RsxD, translated as MAFFIASSPHAHNRRSTPDLMKWVAICALPGLLAQTYFFGWGTLIQLVFAIALAVTFEAAVMLLRKRPPVMALRDYSAVVTAWLLSVAIPPHSPWWILVIGMFFAIIIAKHLYGGLGQNPFNPAMVAYVVLLISFPVQMTSWNAPASLTAEATSFVDSFLMIFTGFNNEGLSLQQARLGIDGTTMATPLDAFKTALTAGNTASEALSQPQFSWLAGVGWEWVNLAYLVGGLVLIKQRVIQWHIPVAFIGSLALFSLVFLILTPGETASPTIHLLSGATMLGAFFIATDPVSASTTVKGRLVFGALIGALVFIIRSWGGFPDGVAFAVLLANMCVPLIDYYTKPRTYGH; from the coding sequence GTGGCCTTCTTTATCGCCAGCTCACCGCACGCACACAATCGTAGAAGCACCCCAGATCTCATGAAATGGGTCGCTATTTGTGCATTGCCTGGTCTACTAGCTCAAACCTACTTCTTTGGATGGGGTACGCTCATCCAGTTAGTATTTGCTATCGCACTTGCTGTTACCTTTGAAGCAGCTGTAATGCTGCTAAGAAAACGTCCGCCAGTAATGGCGCTACGTGATTACAGTGCGGTTGTGACCGCTTGGCTACTCAGTGTCGCTATTCCTCCGCACTCACCGTGGTGGATTCTAGTGATTGGTATGTTCTTCGCGATTATTATTGCGAAACACTTATATGGCGGCTTAGGGCAAAACCCATTTAACCCAGCGATGGTGGCTTACGTTGTCTTGCTGATCTCATTCCCAGTTCAAATGACCAGTTGGAATGCACCAGCCAGCCTAACCGCTGAAGCAACCAGCTTTGTTGACTCTTTCTTGATGATCTTTACGGGTTTCAACAACGAAGGTTTGTCTCTTCAACAAGCACGCCTTGGTATTGATGGCACCACAATGGCAACGCCGCTTGATGCATTCAAAACGGCATTAACGGCAGGTAACACCGCTTCTGAAGCTCTATCTCAACCACAGTTCAGCTGGCTAGCTGGCGTAGGTTGGGAATGGGTGAACCTTGCTTACCTCGTTGGCGGCTTGGTACTTATCAAGCAACGCGTGATTCAATGGCATATTCCTGTGGCGTTCATCGGCAGCCTTGCTCTGTTTAGCCTAGTATTCTTAATCCTAACGCCAGGTGAAACCGCTTCTCCAACTATTCATCTATTGTCTGGCGCAACCATGCTTGGTGCATTCTTCATTGCAACCGACCCGGTTTCAGCTTCGACGACAGTAAAAGGTCGATTGGTATTTGGTGCCCTGATTGGCGCGTTGGTGTTTATTATCCGCAGTTGGGGTGGCTTCCCTGATGGCGTGGCGTTTGCTGTATTGTTAGCCAACATGTGTGTTCCACTGATTGACTACTACACCAAACCTCGCACGTACGGTCACTAA
- the nth gene encoding endonuclease III, translating to MNNVKRVEILERLRENNPNPETELNWNSPFELLIAVLLSAQATDVSVNKATDKLYPVANTPQAIFDLGVDGLKEYIKTIGLFNSKAENTIKTCRMLLDLHNGEVPEDRAALEALPGVGRKTANVVLNTAFGWPTIAVDTHIYRVSNRTKLAMGKTVDDVEAKLLKVIPKEFKLDVHHWLILHGRYTCVARKPRCGSCIIEDLCEFKEKTED from the coding sequence ATGAACAATGTAAAACGAGTAGAAATACTTGAGCGTTTAAGAGAAAACAATCCAAATCCAGAGACTGAGCTTAACTGGAACAGCCCTTTCGAGTTGCTGATCGCCGTACTTTTATCAGCACAGGCAACCGATGTCAGTGTCAACAAAGCAACGGATAAGCTTTACCCAGTGGCTAATACTCCACAAGCCATTTTCGACCTAGGTGTTGATGGCTTAAAAGAGTACATCAAGACAATCGGCCTATTTAATTCAAAAGCAGAAAACACCATTAAAACGTGTCGAATGCTGCTTGACCTACACAACGGTGAAGTACCGGAAGATCGTGCGGCATTAGAAGCCCTTCCTGGCGTTGGTCGTAAGACTGCCAATGTAGTATTGAACACCGCTTTTGGTTGGCCAACCATTGCCGTTGATACTCACATCTACCGTGTATCAAACCGTACTAAGTTAGCAATGGGTAAAACGGTCGATGATGTTGAGGCTAAGCTTCTCAAAGTCATTCCAAAAGAATTCAAACTGGATGTCCATCACTGGCTCATTCTTCATGGACGTTACACCTGTGTCGCACGTAAACCACGCTGTGGCAGCTGTATCATTGAAGACCTATGTGAGTTCAAAGAGAAGACCGAAGATTAG
- the rsxC gene encoding electron transport complex subunit RsxC translates to MISLIEQIRTGSIWNFPGGVHPAENKKQSNTTDIVHARLPEEIVLPVKQHIGKPGNLLVVAGDTVLKGQQLTALDTGFTLPVHAPTSGVITAIEPRTTAHPSGLSELSVVIKPDGLDTWIEKHPVEDFSTKTSDELLDVIRQAGISGMGGAGFPTAKKLQSGLGRTDILIVNAAECEPYITSDDKLLQEHAEEVLKGIEVVEHILQPKLTVIGIEDNKPDAIKALEIAAKDKDIVIRVIPTKYPSGGEKQLIKILTNKEVPAGGIPADIGVLVQNVGSLYSIKRAVIDGEPVVNRVVTLTGKTFKQPRNVWALLGTPVHELLEEFGYKADKKLPRLILGGPMMGFTLPHANVPITKTSNCILAPTRREISPSTYEMECIRCSACAEACPASLLPQQLQWHAKANELDKCEELNIKDCIECGACAFVCPSEIPLVQYYRQAKAEIKTRKDEATAAERAKVRFEEKNARMERDKAERENRFKKAADNRRKDMKSADGDDAIAAAIARVKAQKAAADQAPSEEPAVKPAVAAAIAKAKAKQAAAQKADGAEPDNSEMSKLREERKRQARERKAQQAAADTPAESSGDGKKDAVAAAIARAKAKKAQQAELAADTPAESSGDAKKDAVAAAIARAKAKKAQQAESAADTPAESSGDAKKDAVAAAIARAKAKKAQQAESASDAPADNSDDAKKDAVAAAIARAKAKKAHQAEPASEAPAESTGDAKKDAVAAAIARAKAKKAQQAESASDALAESTGDAKKDAVATAIARAKAKKAQQAESAIQTESEDPNGSSGDAKKDAVAAAIARAKAKKAQQAKQTETAETSEPVIETEAENQQESVDPKKAAVAAAIARAKAKKAQQAKQTETVETPEPALEVVAETQPEAVDPKKAAVAAAIARAKAKKAQQAKQVEAEEIAPETVAEPLIEKETVVESEAQSEPVGPKKAAVAAAIARAKARKAQQEQDKKNNEEKE, encoded by the coding sequence ATGATCTCTTTAATTGAACAAATTCGCACGGGCTCTATTTGGAACTTCCCAGGCGGCGTGCACCCTGCTGAAAACAAGAAACAGTCCAATACCACTGACATCGTTCATGCAAGGCTTCCTGAAGAAATCGTTCTTCCTGTAAAACAACACATCGGTAAGCCAGGTAACTTATTGGTTGTTGCGGGTGACACCGTGCTAAAAGGCCAACAATTGACAGCCTTGGACACGGGTTTTACGTTACCAGTACACGCACCAACATCAGGTGTGATTACCGCTATCGAACCAAGAACTACCGCTCACCCTTCGGGCTTAAGCGAACTCAGTGTAGTCATTAAACCTGACGGCTTAGACACGTGGATTGAAAAACACCCAGTTGAAGACTTTTCAACAAAGACCTCAGACGAACTGCTTGATGTGATTCGTCAAGCCGGTATTTCGGGCATGGGCGGCGCCGGCTTCCCTACTGCGAAAAAGCTGCAGTCAGGCCTTGGTCGTACTGACATTTTGATCGTCAACGCTGCTGAGTGTGAACCTTACATCACCTCTGATGACAAGTTGCTTCAAGAACATGCCGAAGAAGTACTAAAAGGCATCGAAGTGGTTGAACACATCCTTCAACCAAAACTGACCGTGATCGGCATTGAAGACAACAAGCCAGACGCGATAAAAGCACTTGAGATTGCCGCGAAAGACAAAGATATCGTCATTCGTGTTATTCCAACCAAATACCCTTCAGGTGGTGAGAAACAGCTCATCAAGATCCTCACCAATAAAGAGGTTCCTGCTGGCGGTATTCCTGCGGACATAGGTGTTTTGGTTCAAAATGTCGGCTCTCTTTATTCGATTAAGAGAGCAGTAATCGACGGCGAACCTGTCGTTAACCGCGTTGTGACTTTAACCGGAAAGACCTTTAAGCAACCTCGTAACGTTTGGGCACTTCTAGGCACGCCAGTACATGAGTTGCTTGAAGAGTTTGGCTACAAAGCCGATAAAAAGCTGCCGCGTTTGATTTTGGGTGGCCCGATGATGGGCTTCACCTTGCCACATGCCAATGTGCCAATCACTAAAACGTCGAACTGTATTTTAGCGCCAACGCGTCGTGAGATTTCTCCAAGCACTTACGAAATGGAATGTATTCGATGCAGTGCTTGTGCCGAAGCTTGTCCTGCCTCTCTACTGCCTCAACAGCTGCAATGGCACGCGAAAGCCAATGAGCTGGACAAGTGCGAAGAGCTAAATATTAAAGACTGTATTGAATGTGGTGCTTGTGCGTTTGTGTGTCCAAGTGAAATTCCGCTTGTTCAGTACTATCGCCAAGCGAAAGCTGAAATCAAAACAAGAAAAGACGAAGCGACGGCCGCAGAGCGCGCCAAGGTTCGTTTCGAAGAGAAAAACGCTCGTATGGAGCGTGACAAAGCAGAACGCGAAAACCGCTTCAAGAAAGCCGCAGATAACCGTCGCAAAGACATGAAATCAGCAGACGGTGACGATGCAATTGCTGCTGCGATTGCACGAGTTAAAGCACAAAAAGCCGCTGCTGATCAGGCTCCAAGTGAAGAGCCAGCAGTGAAACCTGCGGTTGCAGCTGCGATTGCTAAAGCAAAAGCGAAACAAGCTGCGGCTCAGAAAGCAGACGGTGCTGAACCAGACAACTCTGAAATGTCGAAGCTACGTGAAGAGCGTAAGCGTCAAGCTCGAGAACGCAAGGCGCAACAAGCAGCTGCTGACACTCCAGCTGAAAGCTCTGGTGATGGCAAGAAAGACGCCGTCGCTGCCGCTATCGCTCGTGCTAAAGCTAAGAAAGCACAACAAGCGGAATTAGCGGCTGACACCCCGGCAGAAAGCTCTGGCGACGCCAAGAAAGACGCCGTCGCTGCCGCTATCGCTCGTGCTAAAGCTAAGAAAGCACAACAAGCGGAATCAGCGGCTGACACCCCGGCAGAAAGCTCTGGCGACGCCAAGAAAGATGCTGTCGCAGCAGCTATCGCTCGCGCTAAAGCGAAAAAAGCTCAGCAAGCTGAATCAGCTTCTGACGCTCCGGCTGATAACTCTGACGACGCTAAGAAAGACGCTGTTGCTGCCGCAATAGCTCGCGCTAAAGCCAAGAAAGCACATCAAGCGGAACCTGCTTCTGAAGCTCCAGCTGAAAGTACTGGCGATGCGAAGAAAGATGCAGTTGCTGCTGCGATTGCTCGTGCTAAAGCGAAGAAAGCTCAACAAGCGGAATCAGCTTCTGATGCTCTGGCTGAAAGTACTGGTGATGCCAAGAAAGATGCCGTTGCTACTGCAATAGCTCGTGCTAAAGCAAAGAAAGCACAGCAAGCGGAATCAGCTATTCAAACAGAAAGTGAAGATCCAAATGGAAGCTCTGGCGATGCTAAGAAAGATGCTGTCGCTGCCGCTATTGCACGCGCTAAAGCGAAGAAAGCTCAGCAAGCGAAACAGACTGAGACAGCAGAAACGTCTGAGCCAGTAATTGAAACTGAAGCTGAAAATCAACAAGAGTCAGTCGATCCTAAAAAAGCGGCTGTTGCTGCCGCTATTGCACGCGCTAAAGCTAAGAAAGCTCAGCAAGCCAAGCAGACTGAGACAGTAGAAACGCCTGAGCCAGCGCTCGAAGTGGTAGCTGAAACTCAACCAGAAGCTGTCGATCCTAAGAAAGCGGCTGTTGCTGCCGCTATTGCACGCGCTAAAGCGAAGAAAGCACAGCAAGCTAAGCAGGTCGAAGCTGAAGAAATCGCTCCTGAAACCGTGGCTGAACCATTAATTGAAAAAGAGACTGTGGTTGAATCTGAGGCTCAATCAGAACCCGTCGGTCCTAAGAAAGCAGCCGTTGCTGCCGCAATTGCTCGTGCTAAAGCAAGAAAAGCGCAGCAAGAGCAAGATAAAAAGAACAATGAGGAGAAAGAGTAG
- a CDS encoding sigma-54 dependent transcriptional regulator, with amino-acid sequence MQSKTLDNKSKYLLMVEDTASVAALYRSYLTPLEIDINIVGTGRDAIESLNHRIPDLILLDLRLPDMTGMDVLFAVKQKYPEVPVIFMTAHGSIDTAVEAMRHGSQDFLIKPCEADRLRITVNNAIRKATKLKNSSEHPGNQNYQGFIGSSQTMQQVYRTIDSAASSKASIFITGESGTGKEVCAEAIHAASKRGDKPFIAINCAAIPKDLIESELFGHVKGAFTGAATDRQGAAELADGGTLFLDELCEMDLELQTKLLRFIQTGTFQKVGSSKMKSVDVRFVCATNRDPWKEVQEGRFREDLYYRLYVIPLHLPPLRERGEDVIEIAYSLLGYMSVEEGKAFVRFAQEVLDRFNQYEWPGNVRQLQNVLRNVVVLNNGKEITLNMLPPPLNQPIENSLRLKEKQSEDITVKDIFPLWITEKTAIEQAIKACDGNIPRAAGFLDVSPSTIYRKLQTWNAKQ; translated from the coding sequence ATGCAATCAAAAACGCTAGATAACAAATCAAAGTATTTGTTGATGGTGGAGGATACGGCTTCAGTCGCAGCGTTATATCGCTCGTATCTTACACCGCTCGAAATTGATATCAACATTGTCGGCACTGGCCGCGATGCAATTGAGAGTTTGAATCATCGAATCCCTGACCTCATTTTATTAGATCTACGTCTACCTGATATGACGGGTATGGACGTGCTCTTTGCTGTAAAACAAAAATATCCTGAAGTACCCGTTATCTTCATGACAGCGCACGGTTCTATCGATACCGCAGTAGAAGCGATGCGTCATGGTTCTCAGGACTTCCTTATCAAGCCTTGTGAAGCCGACCGACTTCGTATTACGGTGAACAATGCGATCCGCAAAGCGACCAAGCTTAAGAACAGCTCTGAACATCCGGGAAACCAGAATTACCAAGGCTTCATTGGCAGTAGCCAAACCATGCAACAGGTTTATCGAACTATCGATTCCGCCGCATCGAGTAAAGCGAGCATTTTCATTACCGGTGAAAGTGGTACGGGTAAAGAGGTATGTGCAGAAGCGATTCACGCGGCGAGTAAGCGTGGCGATAAGCCTTTTATCGCAATCAACTGTGCGGCAATTCCTAAAGACTTGATTGAAAGTGAGCTGTTTGGTCACGTCAAAGGGGCGTTTACGGGCGCGGCAACAGACCGTCAAGGTGCTGCTGAACTGGCTGATGGAGGCACACTGTTCCTCGATGAGCTGTGTGAAATGGATCTTGAACTGCAAACCAAGCTTCTGCGTTTTATCCAAACTGGTACTTTTCAAAAGGTAGGCTCTTCGAAGATGAAGAGTGTCGACGTGCGCTTTGTTTGTGCGACCAACCGTGACCCTTGGAAAGAAGTACAGGAAGGTCGCTTTAGAGAAGACTTATACTACCGTCTGTACGTGATTCCTCTGCATTTGCCGCCATTGCGTGAGCGTGGTGAAGATGTCATCGAGATTGCATACTCATTATTGGGCTACATGTCGGTTGAAGAAGGCAAGGCGTTTGTACGTTTTGCTCAAGAAGTGCTGGATCGCTTTAACCAATATGAGTGGCCGGGTAACGTTCGTCAGCTACAAAACGTATTGCGGAATGTGGTGGTGTTGAATAATGGTAAAGAGATTACTCTGAACATGCTTCCGCCACCATTGAATCAACCGATTGAAAACAGTCTGCGCCTGAAAGAGAAGCAGAGTGAAGACATCACCGTAAAAGATATTTTCCCATTGTGGATCACTGAGAAAACGGCAATCGAACAAGCCATAAAAGCGTGTGATGGCAACATCCCTCGTGCGGCTGGTTTCTTGGATGTCAGTCCATCAACGATATACCGTAAATTGCAAACGTGGAATGCGAAGCAGTAA
- the rsxA gene encoding electron transport complex subunit RsxA, with product MTEYLLLLVGTVLVNNFVLVKFLGLCPFMGVSKKLETAIGMGLATTFVLTLASVSAYLVETYILTPLGIEYLRTMSFILVIAVVVQFTEMVVHKTSPTLYRLLGIFLPLITTNCAVLGVALLNINENHNFIQSIIYGFGAAVGFSLVLILFAAMRERIAVADVPMPFKGASIAMITAGLMSLAFMGFTGLVK from the coding sequence ATGACCGAATACCTTTTGTTGTTGGTTGGCACAGTGCTGGTCAATAACTTTGTGCTAGTGAAGTTTTTAGGGCTATGTCCTTTCATGGGAGTCTCCAAGAAACTGGAGACTGCGATTGGCATGGGCCTCGCTACGACTTTCGTTCTGACGTTAGCGTCGGTATCTGCATACCTAGTAGAAACCTACATCCTTACCCCTCTGGGTATTGAATACCTGCGTACCATGAGCTTCATCTTGGTTATCGCGGTGGTTGTTCAATTTACGGAAATGGTCGTTCACAAAACCAGCCCAACGCTATATCGCCTATTGGGTATCTTCCTACCTCTTATCACCACTAACTGCGCGGTGTTAGGTGTGGCACTTTTGAACATCAATGAAAACCACAACTTCATTCAGTCGATCATCTATGGTTTCGGCGCAGCAGTGGGTTTCTCTCTTGTTCTGATCCTATTCGCTGCGATGCGTGAGCGTATTGCGGTTGCTGATGTTCCAATGCCATTCAAAGGCGCATCGATTGCGATGATCACAGCAGGCCTAATGTCTCTGGCATTTATGGGCTTTACCGGGTTGGTGAAATAA
- the uvrB gene encoding excinuclease ABC subunit UvrB: MSKLFDLVSDYSTSGDQPTAITKLLDGLDSGLAHQTLLGVTGSGKTFTLANVISQSQRPAILLAPNKTLAAQLYGEMKSFFPNNAVEYFVSYYDYYQPEAYVPTTDTFIEKDASVNAHIEQMRLSATKALLERKDAIIVASVSAIYGLGDPKSYLKMMLHLSRGEVMDQRDILRRLAELQYSRNDVAFERGQFRVRGEVIDIFPAESDQDAVRIEMFDDEVDCISIFDPLTGAVKQRDLPRFTVYPKTHYVTPREKILEAIENIKDELRDRAQYLKDNNKLLEEQRISQRTQFDIEMMTELGFCSGIENYSRYLSGRAEGEAPPTLFDYLPDDGLLIIDESHVTVPQIGAMYKGDRSRKETLVEFGFRLPSALDNRPMKFDEFESIAPQTIFVSATPGNYEIEKSDGEIADQVVRPTGLLDPIIEVRPVATQVDDLLSEIRIRSAKEERVLVTTLTKRMAEDLTEYLSEHGVKVRYLHSDIDTVERVEIIRDLRLGEFDVLVGINLLREGLDMPEVSLVAILDADKEGFLRSERSLIQTIGRAARNLEGKAILYGDSITKSMKKAIDETDRRREKQQAYNEEQGITPQALKRNIKDIMELGDITKSKQQRQSKQVPLSKVAEPSESYAVLTPQQLDKEISKLEAAMYQHAQNLEFELAAQKRDEIEQLRKQFITNS; encoded by the coding sequence ATGAGTAAACTCTTTGACTTGGTATCGGACTACAGCACGTCCGGTGACCAGCCGACAGCGATAACCAAATTACTAGACGGATTAGATTCTGGTTTGGCACATCAAACTCTACTAGGGGTAACAGGCTCAGGTAAAACCTTTACCCTTGCTAACGTCATTTCCCAATCTCAAAGACCGGCGATCTTGTTAGCGCCTAATAAGACATTGGCCGCGCAGTTGTATGGGGAGATGAAATCCTTCTTTCCCAACAATGCCGTCGAGTATTTCGTTTCTTACTACGATTACTACCAACCGGAAGCTTACGTTCCGACAACAGACACATTCATCGAGAAAGACGCGTCTGTGAACGCCCATATCGAACAAATGAGGCTGTCGGCAACCAAGGCCTTGCTAGAACGAAAAGACGCCATCATCGTCGCGTCTGTATCGGCTATCTATGGTCTGGGTGATCCTAAATCTTACCTGAAGATGATGCTTCACTTGAGTCGTGGTGAGGTCATGGACCAACGCGATATCTTGCGCCGCTTGGCTGAGCTGCAATATTCAAGAAACGACGTTGCGTTCGAGCGTGGCCAGTTCCGCGTCCGTGGTGAAGTGATTGATATCTTCCCTGCTGAATCGGACCAGGATGCAGTGCGCATCGAAATGTTCGATGACGAAGTGGATTGCATCAGTATCTTTGACCCACTGACTGGTGCGGTCAAGCAAAGAGACTTACCGCGCTTTACTGTGTATCCGAAAACTCACTATGTAACGCCAAGGGAGAAAATCCTTGAGGCGATTGAGAACATTAAAGACGAACTTCGAGACCGAGCTCAATACCTCAAAGACAACAACAAGCTTTTGGAAGAGCAGCGTATTTCTCAGAGAACTCAGTTTGATATCGAGATGATGACGGAGCTTGGCTTCTGCTCGGGTATCGAAAACTATTCACGGTATTTGAGTGGTCGTGCCGAAGGAGAAGCGCCTCCGACGTTATTTGATTACTTGCCTGATGATGGTCTGTTGATTATCGATGAATCACACGTGACTGTGCCGCAGATAGGCGCCATGTATAAAGGTGACCGTTCGCGTAAGGAAACTCTGGTTGAGTTTGGCTTCCGTTTGCCTTCTGCATTGGATAACCGTCCAATGAAGTTCGACGAGTTTGAATCGATCGCGCCACAAACGATTTTTGTATCGGCGACACCTGGTAATTACGAGATTGAAAAATCAGATGGCGAGATTGCTGATCAAGTCGTTCGTCCTACTGGCCTGTTAGATCCAATTATTGAAGTAAGACCGGTCGCGACTCAGGTTGATGACTTGTTGTCTGAAATCAGAATCCGTTCTGCGAAAGAAGAGCGTGTTTTGGTGACCACGTTGACTAAGCGAATGGCGGAAGACTTAACCGAATACCTAAGCGAGCATGGTGTTAAAGTACGTTACTTGCACTCGGATATTGATACGGTTGAGCGTGTTGAGATCATCCGAGATCTGCGCCTGGGTGAGTTCGACGTGTTAGTGGGCATTAACTTACTTCGTGAAGGTTTGGATATGCCTGAAGTATCGCTGGTGGCGATTCTTGATGCAGATAAAGAGGGTTTCCTACGTTCTGAACGCTCTCTGATCCAAACCATTGGTCGTGCTGCACGTAACCTTGAAGGTAAAGCGATCTTGTATGGTGACTCGATTACTAAGTCGATGAAAAAAGCGATTGATGAAACCGACCGTCGTAGAGAGAAACAGCAGGCTTACAACGAAGAGCAGGGTATTACGCCACAAGCGCTTAAGCGTAATATCAAAGACATTATGGAGCTGGGTGACATCACCAAGTCGAAACAACAACGACAATCTAAACAAGTTCCATTGTCTAAGGTGGCAGAGCCTTCAGAAAGTTATGCGGTGCTTACACCACAACAGCTTGATAAAGAGATCAGTAAGTTGGAAGCGGCAATGTATCAACATGCTCAGAACTTGGAATTTGAATTGGCGGCACAGAAGCGTGATGAAATTGAGCAGTTAAGAAAGCAATTCATTACCAATAGCTAA
- the rsxG gene encoding electron transport complex subunit RsxG — translation MLNAIKKNGLVLAIFACASTGLVAVTHYLTKDQIKQQEQAQLLSVLNQVIPHDLHDNELFSACTLVQAEELGTEQAMPAYIAKLDGEPSAIAIEAIAPDGYNGAIKVIVGMKIDGTILGTRVLSHQETPGLGDKIDLRVSDWILSFAGKQVTDSNLDRWKVRKDGGDFDQFTGATITPRAVVKSVKQAVQYVNQNNQALLAQPLNCGGE, via the coding sequence ATGCTAAATGCTATTAAGAAAAACGGCCTTGTACTCGCGATTTTTGCGTGTGCTTCAACAGGTTTGGTGGCGGTAACTCACTACCTGACCAAAGATCAGATCAAGCAGCAAGAACAAGCTCAACTGCTGTCTGTTCTTAACCAAGTTATCCCGCACGATCTGCACGATAATGAACTCTTTTCAGCCTGTACTCTGGTTCAAGCAGAAGAACTTGGTACTGAGCAAGCGATGCCAGCTTACATCGCTAAACTTGATGGTGAGCCAAGCGCGATTGCGATCGAAGCGATTGCACCTGACGGCTACAATGGCGCGATTAAAGTCATTGTTGGGATGAAAATCGACGGTACTATTTTAGGTACTCGCGTGCTTTCTCACCAAGAAACGCCAGGTTTGGGTGATAAGATTGATTTGCGTGTGAGTGATTGGATTCTTTCGTTTGCAGGCAAACAAGTCACAGATTCTAATCTTGACCGTTGGAAGGTTCGTAAAGACGGTGGTGACTTTGACCAATTTACTGGCGCGACCATTACGCCAAGAGCGGTTGTGAAGTCAGTTAAACAAGCGGTTCAGTACGTTAACCAAAACAACCAAGCATTGCTTGCTCAACCTCTAAATTGTGGTGGTGAATAA
- a CDS encoding electron transport complex subunit E, which produces MSDHKTLIKNGMWANNPALVQLLGLCPLLAVSSTVTNALGLGIATLLVLVGSNVAVSLVRNHVPKEVRIPVFVMIIASLVTCVQLLMNAYAYGLYLSLGIFIPLIVTNCIIIGRAEAFASKNEVLPAAQDGFWMGLGMTSVLVVLGAMREVIGNGTLFDGADLLLGDWASVLRIQIFQFDNSFLLALLPPGAFIGVGFLIALKNIIDNQAKSRQPKQEKPVIERARVTNA; this is translated from the coding sequence ATGAGTGACCATAAAACACTAATCAAAAATGGCATGTGGGCTAACAACCCTGCCCTAGTTCAACTGCTTGGCTTATGTCCTCTGTTGGCTGTATCTTCAACGGTGACCAACGCACTTGGACTGGGTATTGCTACTCTGCTTGTATTGGTAGGTTCGAACGTTGCTGTATCTCTGGTTCGTAACCACGTACCAAAAGAAGTGCGTATTCCAGTATTCGTAATGATCATTGCATCACTGGTAACCTGTGTTCAACTTCTGATGAATGCTTACGCGTATGGCCTTTACCTGTCTTTGGGTATCTTCATCCCACTGATCGTAACCAACTGTATCATCATTGGCCGAGCTGAAGCCTTCGCGTCTAAAAACGAAGTGCTACCTGCTGCTCAAGATGGTTTCTGGATGGGTCTTGGCATGACATCGGTACTGGTTGTACTGGGTGCAATGCGTGAGGTTATTGGTAACGGCACTCTGTTTGATGGTGCAGACCTGCTTCTTGGTGATTGGGCTTCTGTGTTACGAATCCAGATATTCCAATTTGATAACAGTTTCTTGCTAGCCCTGCTTCCGCCAGGTGCCTTTATTGGTGTTGGTTTCTTGATTGCGTTGAAAAACATCATCGACAACCAAGCAAAATCTAGACAGCCTAAACAAGAAAAGCCAGTCATTGAACGCGCTCGCGTTACCAATGCTTAA